One window from the genome of Enterobacteriaceae bacterium Kacie_13 encodes:
- the murD gene encoding UDP-N-acetylmuramoyl-L-alanine--D-glutamate ligase, with protein sequence MADYQGKKVVIIGLGLTGLSCVDFFVARGVTPRVIDTRVSPSGLDKLADNIDRHLGSLNEEWLLDADLIVASPGIALATPALSAAAEAGVEIVGDIELFCRETQTPIVAITGSNGKSTVTTLVGEMAKAAGWRVGVGGNIGLPVLTMLDLEYDLFVLELSSFQLETTESLRAAAATILNVTEDHMDRYPFGLQQYRAAKLKVYENAALCVVNADDALTMPVRGADKRCVSFGVDVGDYHLTRQQDDIWLRVRGEKVLNTNEMPLTGRHNYTNALAALALADAVGVPHASSLKALTTFTGLAHRFQIAWQHNGVRWINDSKATNVGSTEAALNGLHVEGTLHLLLGGDGKSADFSSLTPYLQGEKLRVYCFGRDGAELAQLRPEVSSLFETMEQAMREISSHLASGDMVLLSPACASLDQFRSFEHRGDVFTALAKELG encoded by the coding sequence TTGTGGCACGGGGCGTGACGCCGCGTGTTATTGATACCCGCGTCAGCCCGTCTGGACTGGACAAGCTTGCGGATAATATTGACCGTCATCTTGGTTCACTCAATGAAGAGTGGCTTCTGGATGCGGATCTGATCGTTGCCAGTCCGGGCATCGCACTGGCAACGCCTGCTCTGAGTGCAGCTGCCGAAGCGGGTGTGGAAATCGTCGGTGATATCGAACTGTTCTGCCGTGAAACCCAGACGCCGATTGTGGCGATTACCGGTTCAAATGGTAAAAGTACCGTCACTACGCTGGTCGGTGAAATGGCAAAAGCTGCCGGATGGCGCGTCGGCGTGGGCGGCAATATCGGCCTGCCGGTGCTGACAATGCTGGATCTCGAATACGATTTATTCGTGCTCGAACTCTCCAGCTTCCAGCTGGAAACCACGGAAAGTCTGCGAGCCGCTGCGGCTACCATTCTGAACGTGACTGAAGACCATATGGATCGCTATCCGTTTGGCCTCCAGCAGTATCGTGCAGCCAAGCTGAAAGTGTATGAAAACGCCGCGCTGTGCGTGGTGAATGCGGACGATGCGCTGACCATGCCGGTGCGCGGCGCTGATAAACGCTGCGTCAGCTTTGGGGTGGATGTCGGTGATTATCACCTGACCCGCCAGCAGGATGATATCTGGCTGCGCGTGCGCGGTGAGAAAGTCCTCAATACCAATGAGATGCCACTGACCGGCCGTCACAATTATACCAATGCGCTGGCCGCTTTGGCGCTGGCGGATGCTGTCGGTGTTCCTCATGCTTCCAGCCTGAAAGCGCTGACCACCTTTACCGGCCTGGCGCATCGTTTCCAGATAGCCTGGCAGCACAACGGCGTACGCTGGATTAACGATTCCAAGGCAACCAACGTCGGCAGCACCGAGGCGGCACTGAACGGCCTGCACGTCGAGGGGACGCTGCACCTGCTATTAGGCGGCGACGGAAAATCTGCTGATTTCTCCTCGCTGACGCCTTATTTGCAGGGCGAGAAACTCCGCGTTTACTGCTTTGGCCGCGACGGCGCTGAGCTGGCGCAGCTGCGCCCGGAAGTGTCTTCTCTGTTTGAAACCATGGAACAGGCGATGCGTGAAATCAGTTCACATCTGGCTTCCGGCGACATGGTGTTGCTGTCTCCTGCGTGTGCGAGTCTCGATCAGTTCCGCAGTTTTGAACACCGTGGTGATGTCTTCACTGCGCTGGCGAAGGAGCTTGGCTGA
- the ftsW gene encoding cell division protein FtsW translates to MRIRMPGLGIVRKFNDWVMGARENDTVTLVLYDRTLLWLTFGLAIVGFVMVTSASMPIGQRLADDPFLFAKRDAIYLALAFGMSLVTLRVPMAVWQKYSNVLLLLSVVMLLVVLVVGSSVNGASRWISFGPLRIQPAEFSKLSLFCYLASYLVRKVDEVRSNFWGFCKPMGVMVVLAVLLLAQPDLGTVVVLFITTLAMLFLAGAKMWQFLAIIGSGAFAVVLLIIAEPYRMRRVTSFWNPWADPFGSGYQLTQSLMAFGRGEFWGQGLGNSVQKLEYLPEAHTDFIFSILGEELGYFGVVLALLMVFFVAFRAMSIGRRALELDQRFSGFLACSIGVWFSFQALVNVGAAAGMLPTKGLTLPLISYGGSSLIIMSTAIVLLLRVDFETRLAKAQAFVRSAR, encoded by the coding sequence ATGCGGATCCGTATGCCGGGGCTGGGTATCGTCAGAAAATTTAACGACTGGGTGATGGGCGCCAGAGAAAACGACACCGTCACGCTGGTGCTGTATGACCGCACGCTGCTGTGGCTGACCTTTGGTCTGGCGATTGTTGGTTTTGTGATGGTGACGTCGGCCTCGATGCCGATCGGTCAGCGTCTGGCAGATGACCCGTTCCTGTTTGCCAAGCGTGATGCAATTTATCTCGCGCTGGCCTTTGGGATGTCGCTGGTGACACTGCGCGTGCCGATGGCGGTGTGGCAGAAATACAGTAACGTACTTCTTCTGCTCTCAGTGGTGATGCTGCTGGTAGTGCTGGTGGTCGGTAGCTCGGTCAACGGGGCATCGCGCTGGATTTCGTTCGGCCCGCTGCGTATTCAGCCCGCCGAGTTTTCTAAACTTTCCCTGTTCTGCTATCTCGCCAGCTATCTGGTGCGCAAGGTGGATGAAGTCCGCAGTAACTTCTGGGGATTCTGTAAGCCGATGGGCGTGATGGTCGTGCTGGCAGTATTACTGCTGGCGCAGCCTGACCTCGGTACGGTGGTTGTCCTGTTTATCACCACGCTGGCGATGTTGTTTCTGGCGGGGGCGAAAATGTGGCAGTTCCTGGCCATCATCGGCTCCGGTGCGTTTGCGGTTGTGCTACTGATTATCGCCGAACCGTACCGTATGCGCCGTGTTACTTCCTTTTGGAATCCGTGGGCCGATCCGTTCGGCAGCGGCTACCAGTTAACCCAGTCACTGATGGCGTTTGGCCGTGGTGAATTCTGGGGGCAGGGTTTAGGTAATTCCGTGCAAAAACTGGAGTATTTACCTGAGGCGCATACCGACTTTATCTTCTCGATTTTAGGCGAGGAACTGGGGTATTTCGGTGTGGTTTTAGCCCTGTTGATGGTATTCTTCGTCGCTTTTCGCGCGATGTCCATCGGACGTCGTGCATTAGAGCTCGATCAGCGATTTTCCGGCTTTTTGGCCTGCTCAATTGGCGTGTGGTTTAGCTTCCAGGCGCTGGTTAACGTTGGGGCCGCAGCGGGAATGTTGCCGACCAAAGGTTTGACCTTACCGCTCATCAGTTACGGTGGTTCGAGCCTGATCATAATGTCGACAGCAATCGTCTTATTGCTGCGAGTGGATTTTGAAACGCGGCTGGCAAAAGCCCAGGCGTTTGTAAGGAGTGCCCGATGA
- the murG gene encoding undecaprenyldiphospho-muramoylpentapeptide beta-N-acetylglucosaminyltransferase, whose translation MSGNTRRLMVMAGGTGGHVFPGLAVAHHLMEQGWEVRWLGTADRMEADLVPKNGIEIDFIKISGLRGKGLKAQLTAPIHIYHAWRQAKAIMKRFQPDVVLGMGGYVSGPGGLAAWSLGIPVVLHEQNGIAGMTNRALSHIAKKVLQAFPGAFPNADVVGNPVRTDVLALELPETRLAGREGPIRVLVIGGSQGARVLNQSMPDVAALMGDKITLWHQVGKGALESVNQAYEKVGQTQHKVTEFIDDMAQAYAWADVVVCRSGALTVSEIAAAGLPAIFVPFQHKDRQQYWNALPLEKAGAAKIIEQKDFSAAAVADLMAGWDRTHLMEMARAARAAAIPDATERVAAEVVAASKK comes from the coding sequence ATGAGTGGCAATACCCGGCGTTTAATGGTGATGGCAGGCGGTACCGGTGGACACGTTTTTCCGGGACTGGCCGTGGCACATCATCTGATGGAACAAGGCTGGGAAGTACGCTGGCTGGGTACCGCAGATCGTATGGAAGCCGACCTGGTGCCTAAAAATGGCATCGAGATTGATTTCATTAAAATCTCTGGATTACGTGGGAAAGGTCTGAAAGCGCAACTCACGGCACCGATTCACATATATCATGCGTGGCGCCAGGCAAAAGCCATCATGAAGCGTTTCCAGCCTGATGTTGTGCTGGGCATGGGCGGGTACGTGTCCGGCCCTGGCGGCTTAGCAGCATGGTCACTGGGCATTCCGGTGGTGTTGCATGAACAAAATGGTATTGCCGGCATGACCAACCGCGCGTTGTCGCATATTGCCAAAAAAGTATTGCAGGCGTTTCCGGGGGCATTTCCGAATGCCGACGTGGTGGGTAACCCTGTGCGTACCGATGTGCTGGCGCTAGAGTTGCCTGAAACCCGTCTGGCAGGGCGTGAAGGACCCATTCGCGTACTGGTCATTGGCGGAAGTCAGGGCGCGCGGGTGCTGAACCAGAGCATGCCGGACGTAGCGGCGCTGATGGGCGATAAAATAACGCTGTGGCATCAGGTAGGTAAAGGTGCGCTGGAGTCTGTCAATCAGGCTTATGAAAAAGTCGGTCAGACGCAGCACAAAGTGACCGAGTTTATTGATGATATGGCGCAGGCGTATGCCTGGGCGGATGTGGTGGTATGTCGTTCCGGGGCGCTAACCGTCAGCGAGATTGCTGCCGCAGGTTTACCGGCGATATTCGTACCTTTCCAGCATAAAGATCGCCAGCAGTACTGGAATGCGTTGCCGCTGGAAAAAGCCGGTGCTGCAAAGATTATTGAGCAAAAAGATTTTAGCGCTGCCGCAGTGGCCGATTTGATGGCCGGATGGGACAGAACCCATCTTATGGAAATGGCCCGTGCTGCCCGCGCAGCTGCCATTCCTGATGCGACAGAACGTGTGGCCGCAGAAGTGGTTGCCGCCAGTAAAAAATGA
- the murC gene encoding UDP-N-acetylmuramate--L-alanine ligase produces the protein MNTQQLAKLRTFVPEMHRVRHIHFVGIGGAGMGGIAEVLANEGYQISGSDLAPNAVTQQLTALGAKIYFNHRPENVLDASVVVVSTAISSDNPEIVAAREARIPVIRRAEMLAELMRFRHGIAVAGTHGKTTTTAMVTSIYAEAGLDPTFVNGGLVKAAGTHARLGSSRFLIAEADESDASFLHLQPMVAIVTNIEADHMDTYQGDFENLKQTFVNFLHNLPFYGRAVMCIDDPVIRELIPRVGRHITTYGFSEDADVMIESYRQDGAQGHFTLRRHDLPQIAVTLNAPGRHNALNAAAAVAVATDEGICDDAILRALEGFQGTGRRFDFLGEFALENVNGKSGSAMLVDDYGHHPTEVDATVKAARAGWANKRLVMIFQPHRYTRTRDLYDDFANVLSQVDVLIMLDVYPAGEAPIPGADSRSLCRTIRARGKLDPILVSDIDAVPESLAQILEGGDLVLVQGAGTIGKVARKLADQKLQPVKKGEEHHV, from the coding sequence GTGAATACACAACAATTGGCGAAACTGCGTACCTTCGTGCCCGAGATGCATCGTGTCCGGCACATTCACTTTGTTGGCATCGGTGGTGCCGGCATGGGTGGTATCGCCGAAGTGTTGGCAAATGAAGGTTATCAGATCAGCGGTTCTGACCTGGCACCTAATGCGGTGACGCAGCAGCTGACGGCGCTGGGCGCGAAGATTTATTTCAATCACCGTCCTGAGAATGTGCTGGATGCCAGCGTCGTGGTCGTTTCTACGGCGATCTCATCTGATAACCCGGAAATCGTAGCCGCACGCGAAGCGCGAATACCTGTTATCCGTCGCGCGGAAATGCTCGCCGAGCTGATGCGTTTTCGTCACGGTATCGCCGTGGCAGGTACACACGGTAAAACCACGACCACCGCGATGGTCACCAGTATCTATGCCGAGGCCGGACTGGATCCGACCTTTGTGAACGGTGGATTAGTGAAAGCCGCAGGCACGCACGCACGTCTGGGCTCAAGCCGCTTCCTGATTGCTGAAGCAGACGAAAGCGACGCGTCCTTCCTGCATCTGCAACCGATGGTGGCCATTGTCACCAATATCGAAGCAGACCATATGGATACGTATCAGGGCGATTTTGAAAACCTGAAACAAACGTTTGTGAATTTCCTGCATAACCTGCCGTTCTACGGACGCGCAGTGATGTGCATCGATGATCCTGTGATTCGTGAGCTGATCCCACGTGTTGGTCGTCATATCACGACCTACGGCTTCAGCGAAGACGCAGACGTAATGATTGAGAGCTATCGTCAGGACGGTGCGCAAGGCCACTTTACGCTGCGTCGTCACGATCTGCCGCAGATCGCCGTGACGTTGAACGCACCAGGTCGTCATAACGCCCTGAACGCAGCCGCTGCAGTGGCGGTCGCTACCGACGAAGGCATCTGTGACGACGCGATTTTGCGCGCGCTGGAAGGCTTCCAGGGCACAGGGCGACGTTTTGATTTCCTCGGCGAATTCGCGCTGGAGAATGTGAACGGCAAATCCGGCAGCGCCATGCTGGTTGATGACTACGGTCACCATCCGACAGAAGTGGACGCCACTGTAAAAGCCGCACGCGCGGGCTGGGCGAATAAACGTCTGGTGATGATTTTCCAGCCGCACCGTTATACACGTACCCGCGATTTGTACGATGATTTTGCCAACGTGTTGTCACAGGTCGATGTGCTGATCATGCTCGATGTGTACCCGGCAGGCGAAGCGCCGATTCCGGGCGCAGACAGCCGCTCGCTGTGCCGCACCATCCGTGCGCGTGGCAAGCTGGATCCAATACTTGTTTCTGACATTGACGCTGTGCCAGAAAGTCTGGCGCAGATCCTCGAAGGGGGCGATTTAGTCCTGGTTCAGGGCGCCGGTACCATCGGCAAAGTGGCCCGCAAATTGGCTGATCAAAAGTTGCAGCCAGTGAAGAAAGGTGAAGAACATCATGTCTGA